One Hippocampus zosterae strain Florida chromosome 21, ASM2543408v3, whole genome shotgun sequence genomic region harbors:
- the LOC127593583 gene encoding ras-related protein Rap-1b → MREYKLVVLGSGGVGKSALTVQFVQGIFVEKYDPTIEDSYRKQVEVDCQQCMLEILDTAGTEQFTAMRDLYMKNGQGFALVYSITAQSTFNDLQDLREQILRVKDTDDVPMILVGNKCDLEVERVVAKESGVGLARQWNSCAFLETSAKSKINVNEIFYDLVRQINRKSPVPGRTRKKSTCQLL, encoded by the exons ATGCGTGAATATAAGCTGGTGGTTTTAGGATCTGGCGGCGTTGGCAAGTCTGCTTTG acagTCCAGTTTGTTCAGGGAATCTTTGTCGAGAAGTACGACCCCACAATAGAAGATTCCTACCGCAAG CAAGTGGAGGTGGATTGCCAGCAGTGCATGTTGGAGATCTTGGACACGGCAGGCACA GAGCAGTTCACAGCCATGCGCGACCTGTACATGAAGAACGGTCAAGGCTTCGCTTTGGTTTACTCCATCACGGCTCAGTCCACCTTCAATGACCTTCAGGACCTGCGAGAGCAAATCCTCCGTGTCAAGGACACAGATGAT GTTCCGATGATCCTGGTGGGCAACAAGTGCGACCTGGAGGTGGAGCGTGTGGTGGCCAAAGAGTCGGGCGTGGGCCTCGCTCGCCAGTGGAACTCCTGCGCCTTTCTCGAGACCTCCGCCAAGAGCAAGATCAATGTCAATGAg ATTTTCTATGATCTAGTGAGACAAATCAACAGGAAGAGTCCAGTTCCTGGGAGAACTCGCAAAAAGTCCACTTGTCAACTCCTCTAA